Within Desulfovibrio litoralis DSM 11393, the genomic segment CATTGGTCATTACCAAGACCGTTTAAACGATCAACGCCATCTATTAAATTGCCGGCATTGTCAAGATATGCGTTAAGACCACTTCCGTCAGCTCCTGTTGCGGGCTGTGCATTTGCAGTAGGACCGGCGGCAGGCAATAAAGTTTCGTCGTTAAATTGAGCTAAAAATTGTTCTGCCGGCATATCTGTGCCTTCTTCGACAACGAATTTAGGCATAGCGTCTGCTGGTTGAACGTAAAAATTTTCCAATATGATTTGTCCGCCATCAGCGAAGCTGATAACAAGATTATTATCTTCGTGTGAATAAAGAGCTGTTCCTGTTTCAAAACCGAACGCCAACTCCATATTTGGTATAACGGAAATACTTACGATTTGTCCCTTTGGATTGCGTAATTGTGTAGTAGCCATGATTCTCTCCTATCATTCTATAATTGTTGATTTTTTTTAAATCTAATCATAACTGTCCCTAGTAGTTATGGTTACTATTTATTTAACATATTTTTTAAAGGTGTCAATATTATTAGTGTGTTTTGGGTGAAAGTTTTTTATTTTTTTTAAATAAACGGTCTATAGAACATTTTTATAGTTTTTTTTAGCTTAAATATAATTTATACTATGCTTATTTTATAAACGTCTGGAATGCTTATCAATGTTGTCTATAATTTTTATTTGTTGTTCTTTAATCGGGTTGGGTTTAATTTTACTTTTTTATTAATTTATTGTATTTTATTTCGGTTGCTTGGTTGTGGCGCTTATTTTTTGTAACAATAAAAAAAGAGAGGGGAGCTTGTGGAGTTGTTTGTCGAAGTCAGTAATTATGTGAATCAATGGCTAGATGTTATAAATACTTATTTTTACAGCTATATATTAATTGCCTTATTGATAGCTGCGGGGCTTTATTTTTCTGTGCTGTGTGGTTTTGTCCAGTTGAGGTATTTGGGAGAAGCAATACGCCTTGTTAAAGAAAAAAATACTAACGAACATGCGGTTTCCTCTTTTCAGGCGTTAATGATTTCAACGGCTTCTCGTGTTGGAATAGGTAATATCGCCGGAGTTGCCACAGCGATTGCTTTGGGCGGGGCGGGTGCTGTTTTCTGGATGTGGCTTATTGCCATAATCGGATCGGCTTCGGCTTTTGTTGAAAGTACTTTGGCACAGGTTTATAAAGTGCCTGATGGAAATGGTTTTCGTGGTGGTCCTGCTTATTATATTGAAAAAGCTTTAGGAATGCGTTGGCTCGGCGTATTATTTTCTGTTTGTCTTATTGCGTGTTTTGCTTATGGCTTTAACACCTTACAAGCGAACACCATTGTTTCGGCTTTATCATATTATTTTGGTGAAGATCAAAATACGCATGCCGGACTTGGTGCTATTTTAGCGGCTCTAACTGCGTATGTTATTTTTGGCGGTCAAAAGAAGATTGCTTTTTTAACTTCCGTAATAGTTCCTTTAATGGCTTTTATTTACTTAAGCCTTGGTTTGGTTGTTTTTGTAAAAAATATAAGTGAATTTCCAAGCGTCTTGCAGATGATTTTTTCTCAGGCTTTTGATTTTGAAGCTATCTTTGGTGGATTTAGTGGTTCTGCTATTATGTATGGTATTAAGCGCGGCTTGTTTTCAAACGAAGCAGGAATGGGAAGTGCACCTAATGCGGCGGCGGCGGCTCACGTTTCTCACCCCGTAAAACAGGGGCTTGTTCAGATGCTTTCTGTTTTTATTGATACAATCATTATTTGTAGCACGTCAGCATTTATTATTTTGTTATCAGGCGTGGAAACCGCAGGTTTAAAAGCAATGCCTTTAGTGCAGAAAGCTTTATATTCTCAATTTGGCGACATTGGTATTTTGGTTGTTACTATTTCTGTATTCTTTTTTGCATTCAGCTCAATTATAGGAAACTATTATTATACTGAATCAAATATGTTTTTTATTCAGAAAAAACAAACTTCGCTTGTAATTTTTCGCAGTACCGCTGTTTTAACCGTATTCTTAGGGTCTTTGGCGAGTTATGATTTAGCTTGGAATTTAGCAGACGTACTTATGGGGATAATGACAATTATCAATATTATTACAATTTTATGTTTAAGCAGTACGGCTTATAAGGTTTTACAAGATTATCAAAAACAGAAAAAAGAAGGAAAGAACCCTGTTTTTCTGGCTAAAAACATTGGACTTAACAATACTGACCTCTGGCACGGTGAACCGGAATAATAGTCAGGAAAGCTTATAGCAAATGAGCTTATAACAAAAACGGGTAAAATTTTAAAAAGGTTTTACCCGTTTTTTTATTATAGCTAAGTTCTTAACTCATTTTGTAAAAAAAAAATTATCTTTATGGAAAAGACTCGAGTATAAATTTATTGTCAACAATGGATTATAGATAACAATAGGGTGATTGGGTGGTTACGAAAACAGCAATAGTTTAAAGTAGTTTGTCTTATTATTACTGTCGATATAAACAATTATCAAAAATATGACCGAAAAAATATTATTATTTAAAAACAATGTGTTATGTATAAGTTTAGACAAAATATAAAAAAAAGTGATTTTTTTGCTTGCATATTATTTTAATTTTGATTAAAAACAAATTTCTTGATCGGGGTGTAGCGCAGCTTGGTAGCGCACCTGCCTTGGGAGCAGGGGGTCGCATGTTCGAATCATGTCGCCCCGACCATTTCAAGAAAAAAGTAAACAGCCAGACTTAATAGTTTGGCTGTTTTTTTTGTTTTAAAGAGTGTTTTATAATAATATAAAAGCCCTTTCTTATTTGCAAGAGAGGGCTTTTGTTTTTTTATTTTAAAATGATCACAACATTATCTTTATAAATTACTTAACTTAGCTTTTAAAGTTTTACAAATAAGAGTTAATTTATCCAAAGCGGTTTCCAAGGCTTCGGCATCTAAAATTCCGTTATTCTTTAAATCCATTTCTTGTTCTATAATCGGATCAAGTTCAATTTTAAGCGTTGTGTTTAAGCTTGGTGCAAGAGCAGTTGTAAGTTCTCCGCCATTTAAACCTTTTTCGGGATAAACGCTGTAATCAAGTCCAAAACTTAGCAGTGTGTTTTTACCTTGAGCGTCAATTTTTGAAACTTTAAGGTCGGTTGTGTTGATATAACTGAAAGGTATGGGAAATTTTTTTTGCGTTCCGTTACCTGTATATTCGCTTAATATTTGTTCATTAGCATTTATAGTCATAATACTTTACCTTTTTATAATGTGGCTTTGTTCTCGTTATCTTTTTATTTAAGCTTGTAATCAATTTAAAGCAGGCTGTTTATTCCACCGATTGATTTTGAAAACGAATTGGCACTTGTTGCCAAGGTATTTATAAAGCTTAGGTTTTGTTCTGTGCTTGTTGGAGCTGTTATATCAAAGCGTTGTTTGAAATAGTTACTTTGTTCCCTAACTTTATTGGCTTGATATTGATATTCTTTTTGTTTTTTTTGATTTTCATAATCCAAATCTGCTAGAGTTCTGGTTAATTCATTTTCGTTATCAGCCAAAAGATCTTTGGCTGAACCCGTATTCATCACAACACCGGAAGCAGAGAGCAGGGAACGAGCCGCACCTTCTTGACGACTGGCGTTTCGTTTTAGATTTTCTTTTTGTTTTGAGGCTTCATATTCCGTTTCGGTGGCTTTATCTGTTATTTGTTTAAGTTGATCTCTTTCTTGAGAAAGTTCACGTTCAAGCTCTAGCGATCTTAGCTCTTTTGTACGCCTGTCTTGAATTTGATGTTGTTTAATATTTCCATAGCCTTGTAAAATTCCAAAAGGAATATTCATTAGTTCTGTACACATTTTTTAAACTCCTTTTTAATGGTTATAAATGGGTAAAAAATATATTTTTTGTTGTTGCGAGCTGAGCGTTCCGTAAACGCTTTTCCAATAACAAAGCCACATTTTTCCAACCAAAGTAATCTGTTTTTTATAAACAACTTTTGTGTTTCAGAAATATTATCAATATTAAAGGCAGTAAGGTTAAACAATATTTCAAACTCGTTTAAAAAAAGCTCAATTATTTTGGGTCCAAGATATAAAATATCTTGTTTCTTTCTGCTGAAGTCTTTTGTTCCAACAAGCCACGGACTTGCTGTTTTATTGTTTTTTAAGTTGATTACCGAAGATATTTGTTCTGTAATCTGTTGATTTGTTTGTTTTACTCCGAAAAGAGCAAAGATTTTTTTAGGGGAACAATAAGTAAATACTGTTTCGCTCGAATTAAAGACTTGAACTAAAGAATCTTCTGCATTTAAGTTGTTTCCAAATTTTTCTTCGATAATATTAAATTCATCTTTGTCTTCGGGGCGTAACCCTTCTTTTAATAGTTCTTTTAAGTCATTTTTATCTGCAAACCTGATCTTTGTATCGTTTTTGCTGAGTTTGTTATTTATATCCAAAATCTTATTGAGTATGTTCATATCTTTTGTGGTTATGGTTAAATTAAGTATCAACACCAAGTTCTATTTCTAACGACGTTGCCAAAACAGTAAAAGGTAAAGGTTCTTCCTGTCTTAACAACAAACTGCTTGTGTTGTTGACTGAAGATTTTAAATATGCGGAACAATCGCCGGAAAATAAGGGAAGAGTAACTCCCAAGCGATTTTGTACTTTTCTGAGCTGTATTTCTTTTAAAGTTTCTTCATTGGTTCCAATTAAAAAACCTGCTGAATCCAAGATTCTTACAAAGGCTTTAACGGCTCGCTTTGGTGTATTTAAACAAATTCCGGAAGAATTTGAGGCTTCTATCGGCATAAGTTGCAAATCGCTTTTATAACCTAAACCTATATGAATTTTTTGAGCTTTGTGTTTTAAGCTTACTTTACCTTGTGTTACTGTTACATTTGGGTGAACCCAACCGTCGGCCAAAATTGAGACTTCTAAGCCTTCTAAATGTTCTAATCCGTTTACGCTGTCTGTTGCTTCTCCCAAATAGGTAATTCCGCTATCTACAAAAAAGCCTGTTTGGCTATGATTAGAATTAAAAGGGGTTTCAAGTTTTTCTATATACCTGCGTTGTATTGTGTTTCCCGTTGTTTTATCTTTAATTTCTCGCATAATTACAACCCACAGCTCATCTCCGTTAACTCCCGGAATAGTACAAAGACCTTCAAAGCGTCCTTGGCTTGTGTGTGTGTGCCAACCTGCGATTTGATGTTCGCTGATAATAGTCAAACCGACTAGCGAACCATCGTCTAAGATACACCAGACAACGGAATAGGGGTGTTGTTGAAATGCCCAATCCGTGATTACTCGATTGCGAAATAAATGTTCTGCCAAAATAGTTATATCGGCTCCGGCATAACCGTCTATTTCCAAGTTATATCTTAACTCACGTACGAGATTGCCACCTCTTTGTACAAAGAGAACAGAGTCTCCAACCGTTTGTGGTTGAAGCTCTGATGAACCTCTTGCACTTTGGCGTTCTGCTTCACACGACATCGGAGAAATAGGCGTTCCTCCGCGTCCGGAAACAGCCCATTCGCTATCAACTGTTCCGACTAACAATCTTTTCCCGGACATAAGCCAGCGAATCGCATTTGCCTTTTCTGATGCTAAGGTAAGGGTAATTGCATCATCATCTCGAAGCGGGTTTGAGATATTAAAGTTTTCGGCTGTTCCGGCTTTACTCATCCAAATAGTTTGTGGCTCTTTATTGCTGGCGGCAAAGCACAAGCGTTGTTGATAAAACTGAACACAAGAGGGATAAGAATCAGGGGCGTTAAATAAAATACTTGACCTAGGTGGTTTACTGTTAAAATTAACACTTTGCCCTTTATCAGAAAAAGACAATCCAACAATTCCCGACGAGATTAAACCATAAACGCCAGCTCCTCCGCCTTGTTTATAGACATTATAAGTTGTAGCTTCCGCAACTGTGTTCCACGTTAAGGTCATATAGGCTGTAGCTGTTAAAGGGGAGGCACATAATCCTGAAATTTCAACAGAAGGTAAACTTTCCTCACCATATATATTGACGGCTGTTACAACATAAGCATGCTTTACGCTACCGGAGCCAACTTTAACTATTTTTACGTTTTGCGGAATAGGAATTGTACCGGAAAAAGTCATGCCTGATAGTTGCCAATCAGTCTCTGAGAGCCTTAAAAGTTTTTGAGGGGCGACTTTAGGGTTAACCAAATACATCGTATTTCCGGATTGACAGCAACGTAAATATGGTAAAACACTGTCGGTGAACGGGGTTGTTATTACAATTTCTTGGTTTGTTGTCGGATTTTTTAATAAAGCATCTTTATGCCAAATACGCAATTTTCCCGCACTAAATTCTAACAAATAGGCTTGGTCTTCGTTAAAAACGAAAGGAATCAGTCTAACTTTTATGTTATAAATACTTGAAAGTGTATTATTGTTTGAATTTTTTTCTATAGGGTTATGATCAAGGGCTTCGCCCATAAAACGAAAACCCGAACGTCTAAAAACAGCTCCATGAGGCGTAATCAGCATGTTTTTCAGGCTTTTACAACCTGAGCTGCGTCTGGCTTGATCGAGTCTGGCACTCATATAAGGAGAAAGTTCTCCGGCATTAAAGCTAGTCTGAGAAACAGTAAATTTACTCATTTAAGACCTCGCATGAATCCATGTATCAAGATGGTCTTGGTTGTTGCCTGCGTTGTCTGAGGCGGTTCCGAAGCTATGTTCAAACCCAAATTTGCAACCGTCTTCCATTGCATCGGCAAGCTTGGCTTGTTCAAACGATTCAAAAAAACGCTGTTGCATCATTTGCTCCAAGCGTGAGTTATTGACTAAAGGAACAGCCAAGGCGGCGGCTAAACGCCTGGCGAGAGCTTCAGTAAACAGGGCTGAAAACAACGTCGTATTATCAATATTAGCTGTAAATACAATTTTTAAGGGCTGTGTATCACTATATAAATAACGTCCTGAAATTAAATATAGTGGATTTCCAAAGACATATCTAATTTTTAAACAATCAGCAGGGAGCTGATAGGCATATTTCAGGCTCTCGGGACGTTCATCAAGAGCATCTTTGTTTTCGGCTATTAGAGCT encodes:
- a CDS encoding alanine/glycine:cation symporter family protein, producing the protein MELFVEVSNYVNQWLDVINTYFYSYILIALLIAAGLYFSVLCGFVQLRYLGEAIRLVKEKNTNEHAVSSFQALMISTASRVGIGNIAGVATAIALGGAGAVFWMWLIAIIGSASAFVESTLAQVYKVPDGNGFRGGPAYYIEKALGMRWLGVLFSVCLIACFAYGFNTLQANTIVSALSYYFGEDQNTHAGLGAILAALTAYVIFGGQKKIAFLTSVIVPLMAFIYLSLGLVVFVKNISEFPSVLQMIFSQAFDFEAIFGGFSGSAIMYGIKRGLFSNEAGMGSAPNAAAAAHVSHPVKQGLVQMLSVFIDTIIICSTSAFIILLSGVETAGLKAMPLVQKALYSQFGDIGILVVTISVFFFAFSSIIGNYYYTESNMFFIQKKQTSLVIFRSTAVLTVFLGSLASYDLAWNLADVLMGIMTIINIITILCLSSTAYKVLQDYQKQKKEGKNPVFLAKNIGLNNTDLWHGEPE
- a CDS encoding virion core protein, T7 gp14 family is translated as MCTELMNIPFGILQGYGNIKQHQIQDRRTKELRSLELERELSQERDQLKQITDKATETEYEASKQKENLKRNASRQEGAARSLLSASGVVMNTGSAKDLLADNENELTRTLADLDYENQKKQKEYQYQANKVREQSNYFKQRFDITAPTSTEQNLSFINTLATSANSFSKSIGGINSLL